One Nostoc punctiforme PCC 73102 DNA window includes the following coding sequences:
- the rfbB gene encoding dTDP-glucose 4,6-dehydratase — translation MSRRLLVTGGAGFIGANFVHHWCQVYPDDRVVVLDALTYAGNRLNLAVVEGRENFRFVQGDICDRTIVDNLLSTENIDTIAHFAAESHVDRSILGPAAFVQTNVVGTFTLLEAFRQYWEAKAQPSDYRFLHVSTDEVYGSLGPDDAAFSETTPYAPNSPYSASKAGSDHLVRAYYHTYKLPTIITNCSNNYGPYQFPEKLIPLMCINTLIGKPLPVYGDGKNVRDWLYVVDHCRALDVVINHGQPGETYNIGGNNEVENLNLVQLLCQMMDELASDLPVRPAKELITFVKDRQGHDRRYAINANKIKTQLGWTPSVTIAEGLRLTVEWYLNHRDWWEPLLSAEYQAYYRKNYLIPTISLDNDYP, via the coding sequence ATGAGTCGGCGGTTATTAGTTACTGGGGGTGCGGGGTTTATTGGGGCGAATTTTGTCCATCACTGGTGTCAGGTTTATCCAGATGACCGTGTGGTGGTGTTGGATGCGCTTACATACGCGGGGAATCGTCTGAATTTGGCGGTGGTTGAGGGAAGAGAGAATTTTCGGTTTGTGCAGGGGGATATTTGCGATCGCACCATTGTAGACAACCTATTATCAACCGAAAATATAGATACTATCGCCCATTTTGCTGCTGAATCTCATGTCGATCGTTCGATTCTTGGGCCGGCGGCTTTTGTGCAAACTAATGTGGTGGGAACTTTCACGCTGCTGGAAGCTTTTCGCCAATATTGGGAGGCTAAAGCACAGCCATCTGATTATCGTTTCCTACACGTTTCGACTGATGAAGTCTACGGTAGTTTGGGCCCAGATGATGCAGCTTTTTCGGAAACTACACCTTATGCTCCTAATAGTCCTTATTCAGCTTCCAAAGCTGGTAGCGATCACTTAGTGCGTGCTTATTATCATACTTATAAACTTCCTACCATTATTACAAATTGCTCTAATAATTACGGGCCTTATCAATTCCCCGAAAAGCTAATTCCCCTGATGTGTATCAACACTTTAATAGGTAAACCATTACCTGTTTATGGCGATGGGAAAAATGTGCGGGATTGGCTTTATGTGGTCGATCATTGTCGTGCTTTGGATGTGGTAATCAATCATGGTCAACCAGGGGAAACCTACAATATTGGTGGCAACAATGAGGTGGAAAATCTCAACCTGGTGCAGCTTTTGTGTCAGATGATGGATGAATTAGCATCTGATTTACCAGTACGTCCAGCAAAGGAGTTGATTACTTTTGTCAAGGATAGACAGGGACACGATCGGAGATATGCAATTAATGCGAACAAAATTAAAACTCAGCTTGGTTGGACACCTTCTGTAACGATTGCTGAGGGTTTACGTTTAACAGTTGAATGGTATCTCAATCATCGTGATTGGTGGGAACCTCTGCTGTCTGCGGAATATCAAGCTTACTATCGCAAAAATTATCTCATTCCCACAATTTCTCTAGATAATGACTATCCTTGA